In the genome of Hyalangium ruber, the window TGACAAGGAGTACCGCTCGGCCACCCTGCGAGCGCGCACGGACGCGGAGCTGCTGCAGCTCACCATGAAGGAGCTGGGGCGCTTCCGGCAGGCGCACCGCGACGGCTTCACCTTCATCGTCATCAACATCGCGCGCATCCTCTCGGCCCGGCTGCGCGAGGCCAACGCGCGTCTTGCGGGCAACGCCTGAGCCCCCTCGTGCGTTGACACCCCCGCCCCTCGCTTCTACGCTCGCGGCGTATGCGCATTGTCGGACTGCTGCCTGTGCTGCTCGTGGCGGGGTGGGCCGCCGCTCAGGGCACCAGGCCCGCGGCCCCTCCGGCTGCGCCCATGCCCTCGCTGCAGAAGGCCAGCGAGGTGCCGGATCCGGAGAAGCTCGAGCGCAGCGCCAAGGCCATCGCCGGCATGCGCACCGCGCTGCGCGAGGTGCTCGAGAAGCTCGAGGAGGCCCGCCGCACCAAGGACGTGGTGAAGCTCAACTGCGTCAACGAGAAGCTGACCCAGATCAAGGGCCTGCTTCGCATCTCCGAGCAGGCGGACGTGGGGCTGCAGGAGTCGGTGGCCCGCAAGGAGACGACCTCCGCCGAGCACGAGTACACCAAGGTGATGATCGCCCAGCAGAAGGTGTCCCAGCTGCGCTCGGAGACCGAGGAGTGCATCGGCCAGCTCGCCTTCCGCACCGACGAGAACCTCTCCGTCGAAGTCGAGGAGCCCCGGGACCTGCCCGGCGGTGATCCGACCAAGCCGCCCCCGCCGGGCGACGTCGTCGTCCGTCCGCCCCCCGCCAGTCCCACCCTGTAGGTTGGCGCGGGTTTCGTTACCCACCAGGCCGGACGGTGTCCAAGAAATTTGTGCGGGGGTCGGAGGGGTGCGTGTTATGACCCCCCTCAGGGCCCCAGTCAGCGGTAGGGAAAGGTAGCCGGCGTGCCGGCGTGATCGTCCGACTCATGACGCAGTCTGGCAACAAGTGCTGGGCTCTGTGCGTGCTGGTATTGGGGATGCTGGGTCCCGCCGTGGTCGGGGCGCAGACTCCGCCTGTGCCCACGGGCGGCAACGGCTTCAAGGTGGGAGAAGGGCGGCTGCACCCCTTCTTCGACCTGGAGACGCGGCTGGACACGGGCGTGGGCTACTTCCTGAACGAAGCCACGCCCGAGCCGAATGATCTCGAAGAGGGCCCCTCGAGCGAGATGGTGCTGCGGCTGCGGCCCGGGCTGAAGCTGGACGTGCCCTCCTCCAAGCTCACCTTCAACGCGTCGGCGCGGCTGGAGTACGTGCTCTACACGGGGCTCTTGGAGCCCCAGTCGACGTACGGCTCGCACCTGGAGGGGGCGGCGGACATCTCGGCCCACTTCAACCCCGAAGCGCCGTTGAGCTTCGTGCTGTCCGACCAGTTCATCCGCTCGGACCAGACGCGCAACGTGGCGCTGGGCGCGGGGGTGCTGTCGCTCTTCAACGAGCTGCGCGCCAAGATGCCCTACCGGCCCGGTGGCGGCGCGGTGGAGATCACCCCCGAGCTGGCCTGGGCGGTGGAGTTCTTCTCGCCCATCGGCCTGGCCGTGCCGGTGGGGTGCGAGGAGGGCGTGTGTGATCCCGACACGGTGGACGCCTTCGACTACAACAACCTGCACGCGGGGGTGGATGGGCGCTGGCGCTTCCTGCCGAAGACGGCGCTGGTGCTGGATGTGGACCTGGACCTGCGCAACTACTTCCAAGGGGACAACCCGGATGCGCTGCTCCTGCGCAGCATGGCGGGGCTGGCGGGCCTGGTGTCTCCGAAGATCGCCGTCACCGCCAAGGTGGGCTGGGGCTTCAACTTCGGCTCCACGGGGGGCAACACCTTCCTGGCGCAGCTCGAGGGCACCTACCTCTACAGCCCGACGATGACGTTCAAGGGCGGCTACTACCGCACGCTCAACCCAGTGGCCGCCTATGGGCTGTACCGCAATGATCGGGGTTATGTGGAGGCGCGGGCGCTGTTCGGCGGCAAGCTGGTGATGCATGGGTACCTGGCGGCCGACTTCCTGGGCTTCTACACCGCGACGGCGCCTCGCTCCGACACGCTGGTGAGCGTGGACCTCGGGCCGGAGTACCAGTTCAAGCCGTGGCTTGTGGGCGCGGCGGGCTACTTGCTGAGCACGCGGTCGTCCTCGATCGAGGGCACGGGCCTGAACTACACGCGCCACGAAGTCTACCTTCGGCTGACCCTGGTGTACTGAGCCCCGCCGATGAGAACCCCTCCCGCCCTGCTGCTTGCCCTGCTGATCGCGGCGGCACCCGCGTGCCGCTCGGCCGCGCCGACACCGGACCTGCCCCTGCCCACGGCGGAGGAGGCCCGCTCGGTGCCGGCGACGAGCAACACCCTGGGCCCGGGGGACCTGGTGGAGGTGCGCGTCTTCCAGGAGCCGGACCACTCGGGCATCTGGCGCGTGTCGCCCGAGGGCACGATCGACTACCCGCTGTGCGGCAAGGTGGAGCTGGCGGGCCGCACTTCGAGCACGGCGGCCGACTCGCTGCGCGAGTGCCTGGGGCGCTACGTGCGCAGGCCCCAGGTGTCGGTGCTGATCCGCGAGTACAACTCGAAGAAGATCTTCGTCTTCGGCGAGGTGCAGAAGCCGGGCACGTTCCCGTACGAGGGGGAGATGACGATCATCCAGGCCGTCACCCTGGCGGGCGGCTTCACCAAGCTGGCCGCCAAGAACAGCACCAACGTGACGCGGCTGGTGGAAGGCCAGGAGCGGAAGATCCGCGTGCCGGTGGAGGACATCGGTGTGGGGCGGGAGAAGAACTTCCTGCTCCAGCCCGGCGACATCGTCTTCGTGCCGGAGAGCTTCTTCTAGGCGGAGCAGCCTTCCATGCTCGCGCCCCAGCGCTGACGGGCCAGGTGGAGCACGCGGGCGTTCTCGGGCACGTGGCACAGGAAGCGCTCGCGGGTGGCCGCGTCCGGAAGGTCTCTCGCCCGCTGGTGCAGACACTCCATGGCCAGGCGCAGGGCCTCTTCCGCCGCCTCCTCATCCCTCTGTGCGTGACAGGCCTGGAACAGGGCCAGGCAGAGGCCCACGGAGGCCACGCCCGCTCTGCCCGTCCGCTCCAGGGCGCGCATGCCCTGCTCCGCCTCGCCCCGCGCCTCCAGGGCACGCCCTCGCGCCAGTAGCGCCGTGCTCCGGCAGGTGCGCGCGAGGAGCTGGTAGGTGCTGAGCGCGCTCAACAACTCGCACGCCTCGCGGGCCCACTCCTCGGCGTCGGAGGGCAGGTCCTGCGCGAGGGCCACCCGTGCGAGCGCCAGGGCGGCGAGGCCCCGGTGCATCGGGCTCGTTCGCTGCGTCTCCCGTGCGTGGAGCGCCATGCGCCGGGCCTCCTCGTGGTGGGTGGGCTCGGCGCTCCCGGATAACACCAGGGCCAGGTGGACATGGAGCCAGGTATCGGCCTGATCGAAGTACCTGGCCCTCTCCAGTCCCTCCCTCATCACCTGCACGGCCCTGGACAGCTCGCCCAACGCCGCCAACCCCAGCCCGCATACGGTGCGCGCGACGAACTCCTGCCGCTCCGTGCCGAGCGTGTCGAATGCCTTCATCCCCTCTTCCGACGCGACCTGACACCACCAGGGACGGGCATCGAAGTAGTACGCGAAGGAGCCCTGCCCTGCGTGCCACCATGCGTGGGCGAAGCTGTCAGGCCCTGGGTATTTCCTCGCCATCTGGCCCATGCGCTCCAGGACGCGCAGAGCCTCGTTTCGCTGGCCGGTCCATTGGTACAGGACACAGAAGTGAGCGATCGCCTCGCAGTAGACGGCCACGGCCTCGGGCGCGGGCTCGATGCCCAACAGCTGGTGCCCCAGCGCGACCGCCTCCTGGGTGCGACCGCTCTTGGCGTTCATGATGATGAGGTTGCCCACCACCTGAATCCATGAGGCGCTGCCCTCGGCCAGCTTGGGGAGAACCTCGCGGCCCACCGCGATGGTGCGCTCGAAGTCCTCCGTCCAGAAGGAGATCTCCGCCTCCAGCACCTGGAGCTCAATGAGGGCCTGGTCCGTGGGCTCACAGTCCAGCGCGGCCTTCAGACACTTCAGGGCCCCTTGCATGTCCGTGCGCTGCCGCTCGCAGTTCTGCTTGCAGGCCCGGGTGAAGAACTGGAGCGCCTTCTGCTTCTGTCCACCGAGCTTGTAATGCTCTGCCAGCACCAGGGGCTCGGACTCGCCGGCGGACTCCAGCCACTCACCGGCCCGCTGGTGCCAGCTGAAGCGGAGGCTGTCGGGCACGAGGCTGGCGGCGGCATCGCGCACCAAGGCATGGTGGAAGCGGTACTCGACCTCCGCCGAGAAGCGGCTGCAAGCCTGGGGCTGCACCACCTCCAGCTCCACCAGGCGTTGCAGCGAATGCGCCAGCTCCTCCGAGGAGAAGTCAGGTGCTAGCAGCGCCCCCACCCCTCCCGCCCAGAAGGTGCGCCCGAAGATGCTGGCGGCCTGCACCACGCGCCTCGCCTCCGGCTCCAGGCGCTGCAGGCGCGACTGGAGCATGGCCAGCACCGAGCCGGGAGGTTCCTCGCCCTGCCCTTCCGCCACCCCACGAATCAGCTCTTCCAGGAACAGGGCATTGCCAGCGGCCAGCCCCACCAGGCGTGCCACCACGTCCTCTGGCACCTGGGGCCCGAGCACCTCATGCACCAGCCGGGCGCAGGCCTTCTGACTCAGGCCCCGCAGCGAGACCTCCTGAGCGCTCCGCCCCCACAGCTCCGGGAACAGCTTCTTCACCTCGGGCCGTGCCAGAGCCAGCACCATGAGCGGCTGCTCGGAGAACTCTCGCAGCACCTCCTCCATCAGCTTGATGCTGGGCCCATCGCTCCAGTGCAGATCCTCCAGCATCCACAGCACCGCCCCCTGGGCACACTCGGCCCTGAGCCAGACGACCAGCGCCCGTGTCACCAGGGCGCTCATCAACTGGGGATCCTCCCGGGCCGCGCGCAGCCGGGGGTTGTCCTCCGAGGGGAAGGGAATGGCGCACAGCTCGCCCAGGAACTCGGTGACTTCCTTGTGCAGCGAGGCAGGCAGGTGACGCGTCAGCCGCTGGGCCAGTCTGGCTCGGCGCACCTCCAACGGCTCGCCATCCACCACCTCGCAGAGCCGGCGCACCGCCTGTCCCAGCAGGCCATGGGCCGTGCTGGTGTTCATGGGCTCACCCCGCCCCAGCAGCATGAGCGGTGGCCGGGCGTGGCGCTCCAGGCGCCGCAGCAGCTCATGGCGCAGGCGGGACTTGCCCATCCCCGCCGGAGCGGTGATCAGCAGGACGCGAGAGGCGGAGTCCTCCACGCAGCTGGTGAACGCCAGCTCCAGGAGGGCCAGCTCCTGCTCACGACCGACGCAGGGGGTGGGCCGGCCCAGCAGCGGACGGGACTCATCCGCTTCCAGGTTTTCGCAGCGCAGCAGGAAGCGGCTCGAGGAGGCCCGCTCCATCTGGAACCGCGCGCCCAACAGGCCCGCCGTGGTGTCATCCACCAGCACCGAGGCATCGGAGACCAGGGCGTGGGTCTTCTGGAGGTGGAGCAGCTCGCTGGCCTTGTCGACCGCCTCTCCCGCGGGCAGGAGACGATCGCGCAGGCTCAGGC includes:
- a CDS encoding polysaccharide biosynthesis/export family protein; its protein translation is MRTPPALLLALLIAAAPACRSAAPTPDLPLPTAEEARSVPATSNTLGPGDLVEVRVFQEPDHSGIWRVSPEGTIDYPLCGKVELAGRTSSTAADSLRECLGRYVRRPQVSVLIREYNSKKIFVFGEVQKPGTFPYEGEMTIIQAVTLAGGFTKLAAKNSTNVTRLVEGQERKIRVPVEDIGVGREKNFLLQPGDIVFVPESFF
- a CDS encoding serine/threonine-protein kinase: MPPVLPVLPVPGSLVAHRFMLQRPAGFGGMGSVFLAQDELSGQPVALKLLHAQGSADSVRRFAREARLLASLRHPGIVSYVAHGLTEEGQPFLAMEWLEGEDLAQRLLHKPLSLSESLQLLRRASEALAVAHAQGIIHRDIKPSNLFLRAGQPHDVVLLDFGLAHLHTASQPLTGSAAVMGTPGYMAPEQASSLDTLTPRADIFSLGCVLYECLSGQAPFRAPHVAAVLARILFSEPVPLRTLRPELPTSLQALVERMLSKAPRPRPADARHLLRAMEALEAPFELPPPRVTRPALPAQPSTVSMPPEPPHPEQHLVSVLLATPRSSLRESPTLNLDEEARARQHLLALLNELQLHSAQAALLADGSLVATFVLERGSANDQASLAAHCALSVRERWPDSFVALTTGLSLRDRLLPAGEAVDKASELLHLQKTHALVSDASVLVDDTTAGLLGARFQMERASSSRFLLRCENLEADESRPLLGRPTPCVGREQELALLELAFTSCVEDSASRVLLITAPAGMGKSRLRHELLRRLERHARPPLMLLGRGEPMNTSTAHGLLGQAVRRLCEVVDGEPLEVRRARLAQRLTRHLPASLHKEVTEFLGELCAIPFPSEDNPRLRAAREDPQLMSALVTRALVVWLRAECAQGAVLWMLEDLHWSDGPSIKLMEEVLREFSEQPLMVLALARPEVKKLFPELWGRSAQEVSLRGLSQKACARLVHEVLGPQVPEDVVARLVGLAAGNALFLEELIRGVAEGQGEEPPGSVLAMLQSRLQRLEPEARRVVQAASIFGRTFWAGGVGALLAPDFSSEELAHSLQRLVELEVVQPQACSRFSAEVEYRFHHALVRDAAASLVPDSLRFSWHQRAGEWLESAGESEPLVLAEHYKLGGQKQKALQFFTRACKQNCERQRTDMQGALKCLKAALDCEPTDQALIELQVLEAEISFWTEDFERTIAVGREVLPKLAEGSASWIQVVGNLIIMNAKSGRTQEAVALGHQLLGIEPAPEAVAVYCEAIAHFCVLYQWTGQRNEALRVLERMGQMARKYPGPDSFAHAWWHAGQGSFAYYFDARPWWCQVASEEGMKAFDTLGTERQEFVARTVCGLGLAALGELSRAVQVMREGLERARYFDQADTWLHVHLALVLSGSAEPTHHEEARRMALHARETQRTSPMHRGLAALALARVALAQDLPSDAEEWAREACELLSALSTYQLLARTCRSTALLARGRALEARGEAEQGMRALERTGRAGVASVGLCLALFQACHAQRDEEAAEEALRLAMECLHQRARDLPDAATRERFLCHVPENARVLHLARQRWGASMEGCSA